In Bremerella cremea, a genomic segment contains:
- a CDS encoding cation-translocating P-type ATPase, with product MSRPETEHWYHFATEDIASRWETNLEHGLPLLEVTRRRKRFGENQLTQAEGETKLRIFLRQFQQPLVYILLAATALTVVLREWVDASVIFAVVLVNSVIGYVQEAKALKAISALSKVLNSEATVIRGGQTMQIAASELVPGDCVKLQSGDRVPADIRLIHQRDLQIDESALTGESVPVEKNVAALEEGTPLAERANMAFSSTLVTYGTGTGIVVATGDHTEIGHINKLIASADVLETPLVRRINQLSHLLLKVILTLAGLVALAILLRGEPPVEVILAAVALAVGAIPEGLPAVVTATLALGVSRLARRRAIVRKLPAVETLGSTNVICSDKTGTLTQNQMTVRKISTGARQYDVAGSGYEAQGSVSAVTPSEYAPVDDQQLVEMLRAGLLCNDTRLVSIAQGVWKVEGDPTEAALLISANKLGLTHQAANMQYPRRDAIPFESQYQYMATLHQLNQTQSVAYVKGSVERLLPRCEHLANGDPLAPSAIETEVAEMAADGLRVLAFAKKTFPAEKTCLDHDDLTTGLQLLGLQGMIDPPRPEAIQAVAVCQEAGIKVKMITGDHVGTATAIAGQLGLQGRRNDENTGLFGITGTELEALSDRDLIDSVEDIAVFARVSPAQKLRLVEALQSRGNVVAMTGDGVNDAPALRQANIGVAMGIAGTEVTKEAADMILTDDNFATIEAAVEEGRGIYDNLKKFIAWTLPTNLGEAGIILVAAFLGFQLPITPLQILWINMSTAILLGATLAFEPKEPGLMARPPRDAEEPILSVPLMGRTLWVGALLVIATYGVFAFKKYLGVELESARTAAVNVIVMGQAAYLLTCRSLRHSFFQLGLFSNPLIWLGIATMIGLQVMLTYVPFLNQIFETQPTTWRPWALAFGTGLLLFILSEVDKYWRSAGGTHEMS from the coding sequence ATGAGTCGGCCAGAGACGGAGCATTGGTATCACTTTGCCACCGAAGACATCGCCTCGCGCTGGGAAACCAATCTTGAACATGGTTTGCCCTTACTGGAAGTAACACGGCGACGCAAACGTTTCGGCGAGAATCAACTCACTCAAGCCGAAGGTGAAACGAAGCTACGGATTTTCCTTCGTCAGTTTCAACAGCCGCTGGTCTACATACTGTTGGCCGCAACCGCGCTGACGGTTGTTTTGCGCGAGTGGGTCGATGCCTCGGTGATCTTCGCGGTGGTATTGGTCAACTCGGTTATCGGCTACGTTCAGGAAGCCAAGGCGCTAAAAGCCATCAGCGCGCTGAGCAAGGTCCTCAACAGCGAGGCAACCGTAATCCGTGGCGGGCAAACCATGCAAATCGCCGCCTCCGAATTAGTCCCTGGCGATTGCGTGAAGCTACAATCAGGCGATCGTGTGCCGGCCGATATTCGTTTGATCCACCAGCGAGATCTGCAAATCGACGAGTCGGCCCTCACCGGTGAATCGGTTCCGGTGGAAAAGAATGTTGCCGCGTTGGAAGAAGGAACCCCTTTGGCCGAACGTGCCAACATGGCGTTTTCTTCCACCCTGGTTACCTACGGCACGGGGACCGGCATTGTGGTTGCCACCGGCGACCATACCGAAATCGGTCACATCAACAAGCTGATTGCCTCGGCAGATGTTCTCGAAACGCCGTTGGTGCGGCGGATCAATCAACTTAGCCATCTGCTGCTGAAGGTGATTCTCACGCTGGCCGGTTTAGTTGCGTTAGCAATCTTGCTGCGTGGCGAGCCTCCGGTTGAAGTGATATTGGCCGCCGTCGCTTTGGCCGTGGGGGCAATTCCCGAAGGTTTGCCGGCCGTGGTCACGGCAACGCTGGCCCTAGGTGTTTCGCGCTTGGCCCGTCGCCGGGCGATCGTCCGCAAACTGCCAGCAGTTGAAACCTTGGGCAGTACCAACGTGATCTGTTCCGACAAAACCGGAACGCTTACGCAGAATCAGATGACGGTGCGCAAAATATCCACCGGCGCGCGACAGTACGATGTCGCTGGCTCTGGCTATGAAGCCCAAGGGAGTGTTTCTGCCGTTACGCCAAGTGAATACGCGCCGGTTGACGATCAGCAACTTGTCGAGATGCTACGAGCGGGCCTATTGTGTAACGACACGCGTCTGGTTTCCATCGCCCAGGGGGTATGGAAAGTGGAAGGTGATCCGACCGAGGCGGCGTTGTTGATTTCTGCCAATAAGCTTGGTCTCACCCACCAAGCTGCCAACATGCAATATCCTCGGCGTGATGCGATTCCGTTTGAATCGCAGTACCAATACATGGCCACCTTACATCAGCTTAACCAAACGCAGAGCGTGGCGTACGTGAAAGGTTCGGTTGAACGGCTTCTACCACGCTGCGAGCATTTAGCCAATGGTGACCCGCTGGCTCCCTCCGCAATCGAAACCGAAGTTGCCGAGATGGCGGCCGATGGTCTCCGGGTGCTGGCCTTCGCCAAGAAGACCTTTCCGGCAGAGAAAACCTGTTTAGATCACGACGATCTTACCACCGGGCTACAGCTGCTTGGTCTGCAAGGGATGATTGATCCACCTCGGCCTGAAGCCATCCAAGCGGTCGCTGTTTGCCAAGAAGCTGGTATCAAGGTCAAGATGATCACCGGCGATCATGTCGGCACCGCCACGGCCATCGCCGGTCAGCTCGGTTTGCAAGGTCGCCGAAACGACGAGAACACCGGCCTGTTCGGCATTACCGGCACCGAGCTAGAAGCCCTCTCGGATCGCGACCTGATCGACTCGGTCGAAGACATTGCCGTGTTTGCCCGCGTGTCACCAGCGCAGAAGTTGCGTCTGGTGGAAGCCTTGCAATCGCGCGGCAACGTGGTGGCGATGACCGGCGATGGTGTGAACGACGCCCCAGCGCTGCGTCAAGCGAACATCGGTGTGGCGATGGGTATCGCCGGGACCGAAGTGACCAAAGAAGCCGCCGACATGATTTTGACCGACGATAACTTCGCCACAATCGAAGCGGCGGTCGAAGAGGGGCGGGGGATTTACGACAACCTGAAGAAGTTCATCGCGTGGACTCTTCCCACCAACTTGGGCGAAGCGGGCATCATCCTGGTTGCCGCATTTCTTGGCTTTCAGTTGCCGATAACGCCGCTGCAAATTTTATGGATCAATATGTCGACCGCCATCTTACTGGGCGCGACCTTGGCCTTCGAGCCCAAAGAGCCTGGCCTGATGGCGCGTCCTCCGCGAGATGCGGAAGAACCGATTCTCTCCGTTCCGCTAATGGGGCGCACGCTGTGGGTGGGAGCTTTGCTGGTCATCGCGACCTACGGAGTGTTCGCCTTCAAAAAGTACTTAGGGGTCGAACTCGAGTCAGCTCGAACGGCTGCGGTGAACGTGATCGTTATGGGACAAGCGGCCTACCTGCTTACGTGTCGTTCGTTGCGGCATTCGTTCTTTCAGTTGGGGCTGTTCAGCAATCCGTTAATCTGGCTAGGCATTGCCACGATGATTGGCTTGCAAGTGATGCTGACTTATGTGCCGTTCTTAAACCAAATCTTCGAAACCCAACCAACCACCTGGCGACCTTGGGCTCTGGCTTTCGGGACCGGGCTACTTCTATTCATCTTGTCGGAAGTCGACAAATACTGGCGAAGTGCTGGCGGGACGCACGAGATGTCTTAG
- a CDS encoding sialate O-acetylesterase, which translates to MLRLNLLLIVTLLTCCHGVSVAEADDTYQVFILAGQSNMEGKASNELLEYQATNDPTKAIYAPFRQDGKWIERDDVLIKFLNRQGPLTIGYGSPNKTGLELAFGFAMGEAYDEPVLLIKTAWGGHSLYQKFRPPSAGMPSEEVLAEELEQAKKRVRNNNEKRNRNDPLPTMEDIKAEYGISYKAMMEDVDTTLKNAGELFPELKGKQPHIAGFVWFQGFNDMFGDHAPKEYEQNLKHLIHDVRAAWHSPNLPVVIGALGQNGSSEPQPNMKKIQDAQLAMNEVPEFAGNVKTIRTDVLVDKTAEELFPDWEDHREAWQKVGSDRAYHYFGSGIWYNRIGQKLAETMLELKATKQ; encoded by the coding sequence GTGCTACGTCTCAATCTCTTGCTGATCGTTACCCTGCTAACTTGCTGTCATGGTGTTTCCGTGGCAGAAGCAGACGATACTTACCAGGTTTTTATCCTCGCCGGTCAATCGAACATGGAAGGAAAAGCCAGTAACGAACTGCTGGAATATCAAGCAACCAACGACCCGACAAAAGCCATCTATGCCCCTTTCCGCCAAGATGGCAAGTGGATCGAGCGGGACGACGTGCTGATCAAGTTCCTCAATCGCCAAGGGCCACTGACCATTGGTTACGGTTCGCCCAATAAAACCGGCCTCGAGTTGGCGTTCGGCTTTGCCATGGGCGAAGCCTACGACGAACCAGTGCTGCTTATCAAAACGGCCTGGGGCGGGCATTCGCTCTATCAGAAGTTCCGCCCCCCTAGCGCCGGCATGCCAAGTGAAGAGGTGCTGGCGGAAGAACTGGAGCAGGCCAAAAAGCGGGTACGGAACAATAACGAAAAGCGAAACCGGAACGATCCTCTGCCCACCATGGAAGACATCAAAGCGGAGTACGGTATTTCCTACAAGGCGATGATGGAAGATGTCGACACCACGCTAAAGAATGCAGGCGAGCTATTCCCGGAGCTCAAAGGTAAACAGCCGCACATCGCTGGCTTCGTGTGGTTTCAAGGCTTCAACGATATGTTCGGCGACCACGCTCCTAAAGAGTACGAGCAGAACCTAAAGCACTTGATTCACGATGTTCGCGCGGCCTGGCATTCTCCTAACCTGCCGGTGGTGATCGGGGCTTTGGGGCAGAATGGTTCGTCTGAGCCGCAACCGAACATGAAGAAAATTCAAGACGCCCAACTGGCAATGAACGAAGTCCCTGAGTTCGCCGGCAACGTGAAAACAATTCGTACGGATGTCTTGGTCGATAAAACGGCCGAAGAGTTATTTCCCGATTGGGAAGATCATCGCGAAGCTTGGCAGAAAGTCGGTTCCGACCGTGCTTATCATTACTTCGGAAGTGGCATCTGGTACAACCGAATCGGGCAGAAGCTGGCCGAGACCATGTTGGAATTAAAAGCAACAAAGCAATAG
- a CDS encoding alpha/beta hydrolase-fold protein, with translation MKNFSLTALLVLGALIVIPQIAQAQPGRQRPPQVVSPEVLEDGKVAFRILAPNAESVRLVSPDLGNLNENGALTKNDSGVWELVFGPVKTPGPIRYRYNIDGVTVTDPVNRETSEANATVFSMAYVPGLDFMQLADVPHGTVAEVTYFSKVLDKFRRMHVYTPPGYEKGDQSYPVFYLLHGASDSDDSWSTAGRANLILDNMIANGEAVPMIIVMPDGHVGRMDRQERGMQMQKFVKEFADDIVPTIEKNYRVKSGRENHAIAGLSMGGAQTLDIALNDLKDYGYVGVFSSGIFGLRRRGPEASNDQPTWEEQHLEVLKDPELKQGLKLLWFSTGRDDFLVETSRASVDLMKKHGFEAVYEETDGGHTWVNWRNYLRQFASQLFQDTPAEAKK, from the coding sequence ATGAAGAACTTTTCCCTTACAGCTCTGTTAGTATTGGGAGCGTTAATCGTCATCCCACAAATTGCCCAAGCGCAACCAGGGCGGCAGCGGCCCCCTCAGGTCGTCTCACCGGAAGTCTTAGAAGATGGCAAAGTTGCGTTTCGCATTCTTGCCCCTAATGCCGAGTCGGTTCGTCTGGTCAGCCCGGACCTAGGCAACTTGAACGAGAACGGAGCCCTGACGAAAAACGATTCAGGCGTCTGGGAACTGGTTTTCGGTCCGGTCAAAACCCCCGGGCCGATTCGCTATCGGTACAACATCGACGGCGTGACGGTGACCGATCCGGTAAATCGCGAAACCAGCGAAGCCAATGCTACCGTTTTCAGCATGGCCTACGTGCCGGGGCTCGACTTCATGCAACTCGCCGATGTACCTCATGGCACCGTGGCGGAAGTGACCTACTTCTCGAAAGTGCTCGACAAGTTTCGCCGCATGCACGTTTACACCCCGCCAGGCTACGAAAAAGGAGACCAATCGTACCCGGTTTTCTATTTACTGCATGGTGCCTCCGACAGTGACGATTCGTGGTCTACAGCCGGGCGGGCCAATCTGATCTTAGATAACATGATTGCCAACGGGGAAGCCGTCCCCATGATTATCGTCATGCCCGATGGTCACGTGGGGCGCATGGATCGCCAGGAGCGCGGCATGCAGATGCAAAAGTTCGTTAAAGAGTTCGCCGACGATATTGTCCCCACGATCGAAAAGAACTACCGCGTCAAAAGCGGTCGCGAGAACCACGCCATCGCTGGCCTTTCGATGGGGGGCGCTCAAACATTGGACATCGCCCTGAACGATCTGAAAGACTACGGCTACGTGGGCGTGTTTAGCTCCGGCATTTTCGGCCTTCGGCGGCGCGGTCCAGAAGCTTCCAACGATCAGCCGACCTGGGAAGAACAACACCTCGAAGTGCTGAAAGATCCAGAACTCAAGCAAGGGTTGAAACTGCTTTGGTTTTCGACCGGGCGAGATGACTTTCTAGTAGAAACCTCGCGTGCTTCCGTCGACCTCATGAAGAAGCATGGCTTTGAAGCCGTTTACGAAGAAACCGACGGCGGGCACACCTGGGTCAACTGGCGGAACTACCTCCGGCAGTTTGCTTCCCAGTTGTTTCAAGACACCCCGGCGGAAGCGAAGAAGTAA
- the mprF gene encoding bifunctional lysylphosphatidylglycerol flippase/synthetase MprF gives MTQFDRPSQEEEPIPPALAHDAIDLPDESRATWFSWLTQHYHTLLNILTVVMFGGALWLLHYEFRNLHAHDVAESFETLPWQAVVLSLFFTVLNYAVMIGYDWLAVNLIDHVLKLRQVAIVSFLYYSFSNTLGSVFGGTPIRVRLYASWGMTSPEIVRMILLIAAAFWMGLFTLGGTLFLFTPFDIPARFNLPLTTSRPLGAILLSMVGLFFVVCWVRQRPLHWMKINFQPPPLRIALAQTLVSATDFMCASAALYVLLPKDAQISFLPFTAIFILAIIVSLVSHVPGGLGVLELVVVTMLPFSDSHGLLASLLAYRVIYYLLPLTVGLCIVGVATFRQHAGKATAVGKEVVRWTSVIGPSVVTGGVFVAGLILLISGSLPAEKGRMALLREFLPLPVVEVSHLLGSVIGALLLVLARGLQRRIDAAWLITCILLGCGVLVTLAKGFDYEEAIVLFVLLLALLPCRSHFFRKGQLLSPNLSPTWLLAVVLSLGLIFWIVMFAYRHVEYNNDLWWEFAYRRDAPRSLRALLAAAVTITVFAVASLLRPKPITPTLATDEELAEVADLVTKSEATHAHLALLGDKRFVFSHDRQAAVMFGCQGNCWITMGDPFGQAASMDDAAWNFREACDAAGTWPVFYQVSQASLSRYVEMGLTLIKLGEEARVSLVDFSLEGSQRRGLRHTDKKCQEAGLTFEVVPQADVAEIMPRMKEISDAWLGDKSTGEKGFSLGFFREEYLSRYDIALVRDAQGTAIAFANIWRGADKQELSLDLMRYVPDAQRNVMEYLFIELMRYGHQQGYQWFNLGMAPLSGIDANRLGPLWNRVCSVVYQHGEHFYNFQGLRNYKDKFDPVWSPKYLASPGGIALPQVLANVSTLISGGVGKLLHR, from the coding sequence GTGACGCAGTTTGATCGTCCCTCTCAGGAAGAAGAACCAATACCGCCGGCGCTGGCACACGACGCGATCGATCTACCGGACGAGAGCCGTGCGACCTGGTTCTCCTGGCTTACTCAGCACTATCACACGCTGCTCAATATTCTGACGGTCGTCATGTTTGGCGGGGCGTTGTGGCTGTTGCACTACGAATTTCGCAACCTCCATGCACATGACGTGGCGGAGAGCTTTGAAACGCTCCCTTGGCAGGCCGTTGTCTTATCGCTGTTTTTCACTGTGCTGAATTACGCGGTGATGATCGGTTACGACTGGCTGGCCGTTAACCTGATCGATCATGTTCTCAAGCTTCGCCAAGTCGCGATTGTCTCGTTTCTGTACTATTCGTTCAGCAATACGTTAGGCTCGGTCTTTGGGGGAACGCCGATTCGTGTGCGGCTGTACGCGAGTTGGGGAATGACCTCGCCCGAGATCGTTCGAATGATCCTCTTGATCGCGGCGGCCTTTTGGATGGGGCTGTTTACGCTCGGGGGAACGCTGTTTTTGTTCACTCCTTTCGATATCCCGGCTCGGTTTAACTTGCCACTCACTACCAGTCGCCCGCTCGGTGCGATCTTGCTGAGCATGGTGGGGTTGTTCTTTGTGGTGTGTTGGGTGCGACAGCGTCCACTGCACTGGATGAAGATCAACTTTCAGCCGCCTCCCTTACGGATTGCCTTGGCCCAAACGTTGGTTTCAGCGACCGACTTCATGTGTGCGTCAGCGGCATTGTATGTCTTGCTGCCGAAGGACGCGCAAATCAGCTTTCTCCCGTTCACGGCTATCTTTATATTGGCGATCATTGTTTCTCTGGTCAGCCACGTTCCTGGTGGGCTAGGCGTGTTAGAGCTGGTCGTGGTGACGATGCTTCCCTTCTCAGACTCGCACGGTTTGCTGGCATCTTTACTCGCTTACCGCGTGATTTATTACTTGCTGCCACTTACCGTGGGGCTTTGCATTGTGGGGGTGGCCACGTTCCGGCAACATGCCGGCAAGGCGACTGCCGTGGGCAAAGAAGTGGTCCGCTGGACCAGTGTCATTGGCCCGAGTGTGGTAACGGGCGGCGTTTTTGTCGCAGGCTTAATCTTGTTGATCTCTGGTTCGTTGCCGGCCGAGAAAGGCCGCATGGCCCTGCTGCGCGAGTTCCTGCCGCTCCCGGTGGTGGAAGTCTCGCACCTGCTGGGCAGTGTCATCGGCGCGTTACTTTTGGTTTTAGCTCGCGGCTTGCAGCGCCGCATTGATGCGGCCTGGTTAATCACCTGTATTCTGTTGGGATGTGGAGTGCTGGTCACTCTGGCGAAAGGTTTTGATTACGAAGAAGCGATCGTATTGTTTGTCTTGCTGTTGGCGTTGCTACCGTGCCGTAGTCACTTCTTCCGCAAAGGGCAGCTCCTCTCACCCAACCTTTCGCCTACGTGGCTGTTGGCCGTGGTGCTTTCGTTAGGGCTGATCTTTTGGATCGTGATGTTCGCCTATCGGCATGTCGAATACAACAACGACCTTTGGTGGGAATTCGCCTACCGACGCGATGCCCCCCGCTCGCTTCGTGCGCTGCTGGCCGCTGCGGTCACGATTACGGTGTTTGCCGTGGCCAGCCTGCTTCGTCCTAAGCCGATCACACCCACCCTAGCCACCGACGAGGAACTGGCGGAAGTGGCCGATCTGGTTACGAAAAGTGAAGCAACGCACGCCCATCTGGCCTTGCTTGGGGACAAGCGTTTTGTCTTCAGTCACGATCGTCAGGCCGCCGTTATGTTCGGCTGTCAAGGCAACTGCTGGATCACCATGGGAGATCCCTTCGGTCAAGCCGCATCTATGGACGATGCCGCGTGGAACTTTCGCGAAGCCTGCGACGCTGCGGGAACTTGGCCGGTCTTTTACCAAGTCAGTCAGGCCTCTCTTTCCCGCTACGTCGAAATGGGACTCACGCTGATCAAGCTAGGGGAAGAAGCCAGAGTCTCTTTGGTTGACTTCTCGCTAGAGGGAAGCCAACGCCGTGGTTTGCGTCATACCGATAAAAAGTGCCAAGAAGCAGGGCTGACCTTCGAGGTCGTTCCGCAAGCTGACGTCGCCGAAATCATGCCGCGCATGAAAGAGATTTCCGACGCCTGGCTCGGCGACAAGTCGACCGGTGAGAAAGGGTTTTCGCTCGGCTTCTTCCGTGAAGAATATCTTTCACGCTACGACATCGCCCTCGTGCGTGACGCGCAAGGAACGGCGATTGCCTTCGCGAATATTTGGCGAGGAGCCGATAAACAGGAACTCTCGCTCGATCTGATGCGATACGTTCCGGACGCTCAGCGGAACGTGATGGAATATCTCTTCATCGAATTGATGCGTTACGGACACCAACAAGGTTACCAATGGTTTAACCTGGGAATGGCCCCACTTTCTGGCATCGATGCCAATCGCTTGGGGCCGTTATGGAATCGTGTTTGTAGTGTTGTCTATCAACATGGCGAACACTTCTACAACTTTCAGGGATTGCGCAACTACAAAGATAAATTCGATCCCGTTTGGTCTCCCAAATATCTGGCCAGTCCTGGCGGAATTGCTTTGCCACAGGTATTAGCCAACGTGTCTACGCTTATTTCAGGAGGCGTGGGCAAGCTTCTTCATCGGTAA